TCAGTGCACTGCCGAACAGCACGGCGAACAGCAGGACCTGGAGGATGTTGTTGTCGGCGAAGGCACCGATCACCGAGGTCGGGATCAGCTCCATGAAGAACGCCGTGGCGCCGTGGATGTGCGCACCGCGATCGGCCAGGGCGCCGGCATCGGCGCTGGAGAGCTGGTCGAGGTGGATGTTGGCACCTTGACCAATGCCGGTGGAGAAGGCCAGCACCAGGCCGATGACCAGGGCGATGGTGGTGAGGATTTCGAAGTAGATCACCGACTTCAGGCCGATGCGTCCGACCTTCTTCAGGTCGCCCGCGCCGGAGATGCCGCTGACCACCACGCAGAACACGATGATGCCGATGAGCATCTTGATCAGCTTGATGAAGCCGTCACCGAGGGGTTTGAGCTGCAGGGAAACTTCGGGAAAGCTGAGACCGCAGATAACGCCCAGGGCGAGGCCCAGGACAACTTGGAGGAAGATCGAACGCGAGCACCATTTGAGCATGGGAGGGATCTCTGATTCGGTGTCCCTGCTTCGATGCACGCCAGGGGATGGCGGGCGAAAGAGCGCAGGACTTAATTATTGTGGTCTTACCGGTTTGTCCAGTGCGGGGTAAATGTAAGCGCGAATTTCCGAGCTTGGCAAGGGCTTTTGGACTTACCGGTCTGACCAGTTGCAGGCGAGTGCACTGCAGGCGCTCTGCGCAGGGTGTTGGAGGGGAAAAATAAATTTTGACGGGGCGGCGTCGCTGGATACCGGGCCGACGGGCGGCCCGATATCAGCGAATGGGGATTTTGAAGGGGTCAAGCTTGTGGTGCGAGGCTCTTGACCGACGCCAGTTCCGGGTGGGCGACCAGCTTGTCGATATGCAGTTCGTCGTCGTTCATCCAGGCTTCGGTCAGCACCCGGTAGTGCTCCATGTCGCGGCAGCGCATGCGCAGGCTGTAGTCGAAATGGCCGCTGATCAGTTGGCATTCATAGACCTGCGGGCAGGCCCGCACGGTGGCCTCGAAGGCGCGCTGGGCGGAACGTCCGCTCTGGTTGGACAAGGCCACCAGGACCAGCAGCGACAGGCCAGGCGACACCTGCTGCAGGTCGATGATCGCACCGTAGCCGCGGATCACACCTCGGCGCTCCAGCTTGCGCACCCGCTCAAGGCAAGGCCTGGGCGTCAGGTGCACGAGGGTCGAGAGCTTCTCGTAGGTGATCCTGCCGTGGTGGCGCAGCACATCGATGATCGCTTCATCGATGCGGTCCAGCGGCGGATTGGCGGGGGAGCGGGTGGCCTTGCTATCCATACGGCGTGACTTCACTTCAAACGGTTTGAGAGAAACTGTTGCAGGCGTGGGCTCTGCGGGTGGTCCAGGATGTCGGCACTGCCGTGCTCCTCCACCAGTCCCTGGTGCAGGAACAGCACCTGGCTGGACACCTGGCGGGCAAAGCCCATCTCGTGGGTGACCATGAGCATGGTACGTCCTTCCTCGGCGAGCGTCTGTATCACCTTGAGCACTTCGCCGACCAGCTCGGGGTCGAGTGCCGAGGTCGGTTCGTCGAACAGGATGATCTCCGGCTCCATGGCCAGTGCGCGGGCGATCGCCACCCGCTGCTGTTGGCCGCCGGAGAGGAAGGCAGGGTATTGCTCAGCGGCGCGCGCGGGCAGGCCGACCTTGTCCAGATAGGTGCGCGCTCGCGCCTGGGCCTCGGCGGCACTGATGCCCAGTACCTTGCGCGGCGCCAGGCAGATGTTTTCCAGCACGGTCAGGTGGCTCCACAGGTTGAAATGCTGGAACACCATCGCCAGGCGTGTGCGCAGGTTTTGCAGTTGTGCAGGTGGCGGCGTGCGGGTGCCGGGGCGGATCTGCAGGGTCTGGCCGTCGAGGGTGATGCTGCCGGCATCGGGCTGTTCGAGGAAGTTGATGCAGCGCAGGAAGGTGCTCTTGCCCGAGCCACTGGCGCCGATCAGGCTGATCACGTCGCCCTTGCGGGCTTGCAGCGATACGCCCTTGAGCACCTGGTGCTCGCCGTAATGCTTGTGCAGGCCGTCGACGCTGAGCTTGATCGCGCTCGCATGGGCCTGGGTGGAGGGCGCGTGTTCGAAGTTCAAAGGCAGTGCGGTGGCGGTCATGGGGTCAGCCTCGTACGGGATCAAGGAAGCGCATCCAGCGGCGCTCGGCGAGTCGGAACAAGCCGACCAGGGCGAAGGACAGCAACATGTACAGCAGCGCAGCCACGCCGAAAGCCTGGAAGGTCAGGAAGGTCGCGGCGTTGGCGTCGCGCGCCACCTTGAGGATGTCGGCGACGGTGGCGGTGAAGGCCAGCGAGGTGGCATGCAGCATGAGGATCAGCTCGTTGCTGTAGGCCGGCAGCGAGCGGCGCAGGGCCGCCGG
The Pseudomonas putida genome window above contains:
- a CDS encoding Lrp/AsnC family transcriptional regulator — protein: MDSKATRSPANPPLDRIDEAIIDVLRHHGRITYEKLSTLVHLTPRPCLERVRKLERRGVIRGYGAIIDLQQVSPGLSLLVLVALSNQSGRSAQRAFEATVRACPQVYECQLISGHFDYSLRMRCRDMEHYRVLTEAWMNDDELHIDKLVAHPELASVKSLAPQA
- a CDS encoding ABC transporter ATP-binding protein, whose product is MTATALPLNFEHAPSTQAHASAIKLSVDGLHKHYGEHQVLKGVSLQARKGDVISLIGASGSGKSTFLRCINFLEQPDAGSITLDGQTLQIRPGTRTPPPAQLQNLRTRLAMVFQHFNLWSHLTVLENICLAPRKVLGISAAEAQARARTYLDKVGLPARAAEQYPAFLSGGQQQRVAIARALAMEPEIILFDEPTSALDPELVGEVLKVIQTLAEEGRTMLMVTHEMGFARQVSSQVLFLHQGLVEEHGSADILDHPQSPRLQQFLSNRLK